One segment of Actinomycetota bacterium DNA contains the following:
- a CDS encoding nuclear transport factor 2 family protein yields the protein MTDDDRKALVVQYLKAFDRAGVTEDGGSILDLFADDAQVYFPKWGVARGREQIGQMFGDVGGTLKAIEHHYDEFNWVFTGGDVLAVEGTSHGEHQDGPWRAGDPEHGAGRWCDVFEIRDGKIQRCFIYLDPDYGGLDTARYHWLSKGGRDASKPMG from the coding sequence ATGACCGACGACGACCGCAAGGCGCTGGTCGTGCAGTACCTGAAGGCGTTCGACCGGGCGGGGGTGACCGAGGACGGGGGCAGCATCCTCGACCTGTTCGCCGACGACGCCCAGGTCTACTTCCCCAAGTGGGGGGTGGCCAGGGGCAGGGAGCAGATCGGCCAGATGTTCGGCGACGTCGGCGGCACCCTCAAGGCCATCGAGCACCACTACGACGAGTTCAACTGGGTGTTCACCGGCGGCGACGTGCTCGCCGTCGAGGGGACCAGCCACGGCGAGCACCAGGACGGGCCCTGGCGGGCCGGGGACCCCGAGCACGGGGCCGGGCGCTGGTGCGACGTGTTCGAGATCCGCGACGGCAAGATCCAGCGCTGTTTCATCTACCTCGACCCCGACTACGGCGGTCTCGATACGGCGCGGTATCACTGGCTCTCGAAGGGCGGGCGCGATGCATCGAAGCCGATGGGGTAG